A single genomic interval of Vairimorpha necatrix chromosome 5, complete sequence harbors:
- a CDS encoding putative SP-containing protein yields the protein MKIHKLNLLKQIIFLFNVIKTSHSEDDIIDIIDNSKNECQYFNYIREENGLKFADFRQFGEFIFDTITSNKIFKRMIQTDTSEEVYLENFIDNEYSIIEYNKLRPYEQKFTDNLYIITVEYIKTLHLCYKDFINNGSSSKKALENAINQSMCFIENGLSKKFPSTVNKLCRKVVQYYNECENADGRVYIFNNIKEKHNQLLKAECYNDDYDFTNITNMNIDNFNNMFGITTKDNLLYDKPPNELIDSIDKYIDVNNKEDIEASEINNVN from the exons ATGAAAATACATAAACTAAATTTACTTAagcaaattattttcttatttaatGTTATAAAAACGTCACATAGTGAAGACGATATAATAGATATAATTGATAATAGTAAAAACGAATGTCAATATTTTAACTATATAAGAGAAGAAAATGGACTTAAATTTGCCGATTTTCGTCAGTTCGGTGAATTTATTTTCGATACAATAACaagtaataaaatttttaaaaggatGATACAAACTGATACATCTGA GGAGgtatatttagaaaatttcaTTGACAACGAATATAGTATTATTGAATATAATAAGTTAAGACCGTATGAGCAAAAATTTACTGACAACCTATATATAATAACAGTAGAATATATCAAAACGTTACATCTTTGTTATAAAGATTTCATAAACAATGGTAGTTCTTCTAAAAAAGCTCTTGAAAATGCCATTAATCAAAGCATGTGTTTTATAGAGAATGGTTtgagtaaaaaatttccaTCAACTGTTAATAAATTGTGTAGAAAAGTCGTGCAATATTATAATGAATGTGAGAATGCAGATGGTCGAGTATACATATTcaacaatataaaagaaaaacatAATCAATTATTAAAGGCTGAATGTTACAATGATGATTATGATTTTActaatattacaaatatgaacattgataattttaacaATATGTTTGGTATTACTACGAAAGATAATTTACTATATGATAAACCGCCCAATGAATTAATTGATTCAattgataaatatattgacgtaaataataaagaagatattGAGGCGtcagaaattaataatgttAACTAA
- a CDS encoding putative SP-containing membrane protein, which produces MKQFIIFISLIYNNTNRISNVISKSMYIKNHHKICDTTNGVAEITGQPAIAPKIFIEMIWNIVTDHSAFKYFVSNNITTYPFYNKEIKLKKAYQKLAKHMFSLKSRKFNYHTRFNTNEQTFINDMIGVATGYYKMLGLCYKNVLDKAIFVEVKAKEIMNRNICFIPNRENELPVVVYKLCNGVVKFYVNCRIGTKSKILNLIKQTKEQISTSYCFNNLKKSDISGVKLQNLVNNTRDTNIIDYTTSISNINTNTTIYEGVSFSNVTYPYIIPSVLNNNTIDNAITFQTYFVNDFANNSDVKNIKISEFSINDDYKLNIDKTNSNTKNSIINDRSTSFNKIFSLIPTTIVAIVIIIILVVLYYFLYKKYFVSDNRRYMRRSRRSKDLGVFRIDEIVECTTTL; this is translated from the coding sequence ATGAAAcagtttataatttttatcagtttaatatataataatactaATAGAATCAGTAACGTTATAAGTAAAAGTATGTATATAAAGAACCACCATAAAATTTGTGATACAACGAATGGTGTAGCAGAAATAACAGGACAACCTGCCATTGCtccaaaaatttttattgagaTGATATGGAACATCGTAACTGATCATTCTgcctttaaatatttcgtAAGTAATAATATTACAACATAtcctttttataataaagaaattaaattaaaaaaagcgTATCAAAAATTAGCAAAACATATGTTTAGTTTGAAAagtagaaaatttaattaccACACAAGATTTAATACAAATGAACaaacttttattaatgACATGATAGGTGTTGCAACTggatattataaaatgttaGGCTTATGTTATAAGAATGTTCTTGATAAGGCGATTTTCGTGGAGGTCAAAGCTAAAGAAATAATGAATAGAAACATATGTTTTATACCCAATCGTGAAAACGAGTTACCTGTAGttgtatataaattgtGCAACGGGGTAGTAAAGTTTTATGTAAATTGTAGGATTGGTACCAAAagcaaaatattaaatttaataaaacaaacaaaagaaCAAATATCGACTtcttattgttttaataatttaaaaaaaagtgaTATTTCTGGTGTTAAACTGCAAAATTTAGTTAATAATACACGTGATACTAATATTATTGATTATACAACGagtatttctaatataaaCACTAATACTACTATATACGAAGGTGTTTCTTTTTCCAACGTTACTTATCCTTACATCATTCCTAGTGTTCTCAATAATAACACCATTGATAATGCTATTACTTTCCAAACTTATTTTGTTAATGATTTTGCTAATAATAGCGACGTaaagaacataaaaatatcagaaTTCTCTATTAATGACGAttacaaattaaatattgataaaacaaatagtaatacaaaaaattcaataattAATGACAGAAGTACGTCATttaataagattttttctttaataccGACGACAATTGTTGCCAttgttattataattatactggtggttttatattattttttatataagaaatattttgtctCTGATAATCGTCGTTATATGAGAAGGTCAAGAAGAAGTAAAGATTTGGGAGTTTTTAGAATAGATGAAATTGTCGAATGTACAACAACACTTTGA
- a CDS encoding reverse transcriptase yields the protein MENDRAEIRVDTRISTNIKVTHNKPDILVFDKKKKEILIVEVGITNQDRLTIVENEKLRKYDLLANELGLIHKSRTRIVPYVMTWDGVVTKYHRKYIRELEIQPYLEAYIQSIVMKKTLESISLERRRGYDQEDAGEEEVARAVSALANMATVKEVVSAKGNEAAKVKLENINNSTETKVCEELNPMSDTGESCAMNI from the coding sequence ATGGAAAATGATCGTGCAGAAATAAGAGTAGATACGAGAATATCCACTAATATAAAGGTAACCCATAATAAGCCTGATATTCTTGTGTTTgacaagaagaagaaagaaattttaatagttgAAGTTGGTATAACCAACCAGGATCGACTTACTATAGTTGAGAATGAAaaactaagaaaatatgaccTTCTTGCAAATGAACTGGGACTAATACATAAATCCCGGACAAGAATAGTTCCTTATGTAATGACATGGGATGGAGTGGTGACCAAATATCACAGAAAGTACATCAGGGAGCTAGAAATCCAACCCTACCTGGAAGCATATATCCAGTCTATTGTGATGAAGAAGACTCTAGAGTCCATCTCTTTGGAACGACGACGAGGATACGATCAGGAGGATGCAGGAGAAGAAGAAGTGGCTAGAGCTGTAAGCGCACTAGCGAATATGGCGACTGTTAAAGAAGTGGTGTCGGCAAAGGGGAATGAAGCTGCTAAAGTGAAGTTggaaaacattaataattcCACAGAAACCAAAGTCTGTGAAGAGCTGAATCCCATGAGCGATACCGGGGAAAGCTGTGCTATGAATATCTAA
- a CDS encoding putative SP-containing membrane protein, producing the protein MRHLFSIFNLIIIRPNLISTKKNSISKQRYIIDHHKICHTLDGVAVATGQPYIHPLTYLEIVWDALTENDIFRSLIDITKIKKSFYKRVFKLKIAYLELVMPQLNLKKHRDFSLSKFRNTEQHFINNAVGVATGYYKMLGLCYKKSLDKSLLIGDEIKNIIYKNTCYIYNGEYEIPSIIFKMCNGLVRYHVRCEIELKKKILQMLKNNKKLISNAVCYNNISNKAPINIENMRSHSKRSVIDYSNFTSVINDTNKTQGINYTSTSNIHDFVNIDDIQKYPHITTENDISKNTNPNIMENFDHNTTGIVRYEGNSRMFIDAPTTESIDYISTTFLPEFINVTESIINATITNTFKHIPTANLVNFSAITENVYINTIAREIDHTTVTEGIDSNIVTEDVVQINTTKAIDNTINNNNYKNAILEDTRVNNDIEDGFKNLKNYTNNGSTNIGFLKSEYYQSFWDNNFSFIVNTSALMVLIIVIMIIYYFVFRKYFNKKGTRKIYESDSNVLELTEFNSLCTSKDK; encoded by the coding sequence ATGAgacatttattttctatatttaatctaattattattaGGCCAAATCTTATATcaacaaaaaagaattcAATAAGCAAACAACGTTATATAATTGATCATCATAAAATTTGTCATACTTTGGATGGAGTTGCAGTGGCGACAGGTCAGCCTTATATTCATCCTTTGACTTATCTTGAAATAGTGTGGGATGCTTTAACAGAAAATGATATATTCAGAAGTTTAATTGATATCaccaaaattaaaaaaagtttttacaAAAGAGTTTTCAAGTTAAAGATTGCGTATTTGGAATTGGTCATGCCACAACTTAATTTAAAGAAGCATAGGGATTTTTCATTAAGTAAATTTAGGAACACGGAAcaacattttattaataacgCTGTAGGTGTGGCAACGGGATATTATAAGATGTTAGGACTTTGCTATAAAAAGAGTCTTGATAAAAGCTTGTTAATAGGAgacgaaataaaaaatataatatataaaaatacgtgctatatatataatggGGAATATGAAATTCCTTCGATAATTTTCAAGATGTGCAACGGCCTTGTAAGATACCATGTAAGATGTGAAATtgagttaaaaaaaaaaattttgcaaatgttaaaaaataacaagaAGCTCATATCGAATGCCGTATGTTATAACAACATCTCAAACAAAGCACCAATCAACATCGAAAATATGCGTTCCCACTCTAAAAGAAGTGTTATTGATTATAGCAATTTTACCAGTGTGATTAATGATACTAATAAAACTCAAGGTATTAATTATACCTCTACTTCTAATATACATGATTTTGTCAATATTGACGACATACAAAAGTATCCTCATATAACTACAGAAAATGATATTAGCAAAAACACTAATCCTAATATAATGGAAAACTTTGATCATAACACTACTGGTATTGTAAGATATGAAGGTAATTCCAGGATGTTTATTGATGCTCCTACGACTGAAAGTATTGATTATATATCTACTACTTTTCTGCCCGAGTTTATTAACGTTACTGAGTCGATTATTAATGCTACTATAACCAATACTTTTAAGCACATACCTACTGCTAACTTAGTTAATTTTTCTGCCATTACtgaaaatgtttatataaatactaTTGCCAGAGAAATTGATCATACAACTGTAACGGAAGGTATCGACTCTAATATTGTAACTGAAGACGTTGTCCAAATCAATACCACTAAAGCCATTGATAATACcataaataataacaaTTACAAAAATGCCATTTTAGAGGATACAAGAGTTAATAATGATATTGAAGATGGATTTAAGAAccttaaaaattatacaaataatgGTAGCACTAACAttggttttttaaaaagtgaGTATTACCAATCATTTTGGGATAATaacttttcttttatagtaAATACATCTGCTTTGATGGTTTTGATTATTGTTATAATGATTATTTactattttgtatttaggAAATACTTCAACAAAAAAGGAACTCGCAAAATATACGAATCTGATAGTAATGTGTTGGAATTAACAGaatttaattctttatgTACATCTAAAGATAAATAG
- a CDS encoding putative SP-containing membrane protein, which produces MKHDMGIFNFLAQLIFFLKTCLCTSNGIDYNSNRIKICQTLGGVAEVTGYPSIISEKYVEMVWEIVTKHDVFINFLAKNKLKIYWAERIVFLKEAFTEIVKPKFGLKLPNPFSLENYSISEQCFINDLINVTTGLYKQFGLCYNNALDNSTHARKWTRIVYENTCYKPNGKGNLPSVIYRKCDELKNYFENCFGLEGKDNITKILKKNEHDLKNSICHDSTPFKLALQNDIFKSKYFKNNINSDALVSDTVIKTNDNLESDNDYEVENASFLKKNQIDLFFSENYRFITTMCIIISIAAFMLLMYHFLFKKLFSSKVHPYKKAVIVKTRINNGNHLKNNFYDNPTIYLYQ; this is translated from the coding sequence ATGAAACATGATATGGGAATTTTTAACTTCTTAGCTCAATTAATCTTCTTCTTAAAAACATGTTTATGTACTTCCAATGGTATAGACTATAATAGTAATcgaattaaaatttgtcAAACACTAGGTGGTGTTGCTGAGGTAACTGGCTATCCCTCAATTATATCTGAAAAGTACGTAGAAATGGTTTGGGAAATTGTAACAAAACATGAtgttttcataaattttcttgctaaaaataaattaaaaatttattgggCAGAAAggattgtttttttaaaggagGCATTTACAGAAATTGTAAAGCCCAAGTTCGGCTTAAAATTACCTAATCCTTTTTCACTAGAAAATTATAGCATATCGGaacaatgttttattaatgaCCTTATAAATGTCACGACCGGATTATATAAGCAGTTTGGCCTTTGCTATAATAATGCACTAGATAATTCGACACATGCTAGAAAATGGACGAGAATAGTATATGAAAATACATGTTATAAACCGAACGGGAAAGGGAACTTACCGTCAGTAATTTATAGAAAGTGCGACgaattaaagaattattttgaaaattgtTTTGGATTGGAGGGAAAAGAcaatataacaaaaatcttaaaaaaaaacgagCACgatcttaaaaattcaatttgTCATGATAGTACCCCATTTAAATTGGCACTtcaaaatgatatttttaaatctaaatattttaaaaataatattaattctGATGCTCTTGTTAGTGATACtgttataaaaacaaatgatAACTTAGAAAGTGATAATGATTATGAAGTCGAAAATGCTAgctttttgaaaaaaaatcaaattgatttatttttcagtGAAAATTATCGATTTATAACGACAATGtgtataataatttctatagCTGCTTTCATGCTTTTAATGTATCATTTTCTGTTTAAAAAGTTGTTTAGTTCAAAAGTTCATCCATACAAGAAAGCTgttattgtaaaaacaaGAATCAACAATGGCAAtcatttgaaaaataatttctatgATAATCCTACGATATATTTGTATCAATAA